In the Malassezia vespertilionis chromosome 3, complete sequence genome, one interval contains:
- a CDS encoding uncharacterized protein (COG:S; EggNog:ENOG503NY7A), which produces MAAPPPRRDPNANVPPAREMKGKTKFSQWTEKMFDKGTKVSDFFSGYANGASNWLGGERFWPATGDFPLEVEKCARILRNFTREGIPVKERLESEGKKKLLDREVVKKIPPQVIRNAKGLCIYSSMKSGIAPFGGMGGSGLLVGRLPDGSWSPPSCILPNNTTAGLMLGLDIADIILVINTDEMLESFKSHKFSLTIDTAAAAGPMGASYSGSLDIKKKPAPIFSYVHSRGFYGGIEVAGQAFLDRFDENERVYYWPGIKAGDILAGKVRIPDSAKPLMEALYEAETGIAQGGVLELMGPVDLPTGPDTSALLDEKMAVLKDGEKIQLPPTPAQLEAMEMSGFKDEHDEAIERKEREAIRNLPPPPRHPGTSATSIRKAPPVAGETDVLIEKLEENPTKQDAVKSNGDDKTDTHESDAIQPKDVANEETLAKTTMSITN; this is translated from the coding sequence ATGGCCGCACctccgccgcggcgtgatCCTAACGCAAATGTACCGCCAGCGCGTGAGATGAAAGGCAAGACCAAGTTTTCACAATGGACGGAAAAAATGTTTGACAAGGGCACCAAGGTGTCGGACTTTTTCTCAGGGTACGCGAACGGCGCGTCCAACTGGCTCGGCGGAGAGCGGTTTTGGCCTGCGACTGGCGATTTTCCCCTTGAGGTTGAAAAGTGCGCGCGAATACTTCGCAACTTTACGCGAGAGGGTATCCCGGTGAAGGAGAGATTGGAATCGGAAGGGAAGAAGAAGCTCCTCGATCGCGAAGTGGTGAAAAAGATTCCACCGCAAGTGATCCGCAACGCAAAAGGTCTGTGCATCTACTCGAGTATGAAGAGTGGTATAGCACCGTTTGGTGGTATGGGAGGTTCGGGCTTGCTGGTAGGCCGCCTTCCGGACGGATCGTGGTCGCCGCCTTCGTGCATTTTGCCGAACAACACGACTGCGGGTTTGATGCTAGGACTTGATATTGCAGATATCATCCTTGTCATCAACACAGATGAGATGCTGGAATCGTTCAAGTCGCACAAGTTTTCCTTAACGATAGAtactgctgcagctgccgGCCCAATGGGAGCTTCGTATTCGGGCAGCCTGGACATTAAAAAGAAGCCGGCGCCAATATTCTCCTACGTGCATTCCCGCGGCTTTTACGGAGGAATTGAAGTGGCAGGACAAGCATTCCTCGATCGGTTTGACGAGAACGAACGCGTGTATTACTGGCCAGGGATCAAAGCGGGGGACATTCTTGCAGGGAAAGTTAGGATTCCAGACAGTGCAAAGCCGCTCATGGAAGCTTTATATGAGGCTGAGACGGGTAttgcgcaaggcggcgTGCTCGAATTGATGGGACCTGTGGATTTGCCAACCGGTCCTGATACGAGTGCTTTACTGGATGAAAAGATGGCCGTGCTTAAGGATGGCGAAAAGATTCAGTTACCACCCACACCGGCTCAACTGGAAGCAATGGAGATGAGCGGGTTTAAGGATGAACATGACGAGGCAATTGAACGCAAGGAGCGAGAAGCTATTCGCAATTTGCCTCCTCCTCCGAGGCACCCTGGGACTAGTGCTACCTCGATAAGAAAGGCTCCGCCGGTTGCCGGAGAAACAGATGTGCTTATCGAAAAGCTTGAAGAGAACCCTACCAAACAAGACGCTGTTAAGAGTAATGGTGACGACAAGACAGACACTCATGAAAGCGATGCTATACAACCTAAGGATGTAGCGAACGAAGAGACTCTTGCCAAAACTACAATGAGTATCACAAACTAG
- a CDS encoding uncharacterized protein (COG:S; EggNog:ENOG503NYRK) yields the protein MGENSVPRVGNKATPMVSHQCDIVLADVGQAQVLQLERFLQLLGPQVYSHRAHKENKAGSWASSMALSSPVAGEVRGYCVLTQNLTVFPHPEQKITRALELVLEELVVTERTYVKRIEALFNRYAVPLRQLAQDKDTEIIPVMEAERMFGNLGEIVAANKMLLCELEILYEQGAAYMAASIGEVMAQNMRRFACYDEYLSDFEQAKEIYNQMLKSKAFRGFIQRTQHSTNNLGNAGLRELMMEPLQRIPRYRLLMGNIMKNIPPSCVQYQRLHEASGLASHIASREVNSTTRRAAVLWSCQRNIERFPLELVNARRELLGCIDVEEPSESSGGVLNAIGSAFTRGKHSKGHMYSLLVFDDVLVVLQRFTTVPTHHVLRVQDIEKLADMMRASQVSSPNPNAKKHDLGFAGMVDLCELKAEGLDEKRIRCIFSAPLRGTSNRSETRVFTDSMSTLHGASRTAMFLECLWKAQAVHRARARALQVRAGVVPGNGQRAASMMLYTLYTPSQFQRFPYKGDFIVQIGSADTARQFQMDYNIDRCISVEMTGKENVGTVWISAKPGSDDTTYDLPLHYIPVLCAHMVENPYQPLALPAEAKRKATVAEDPVRRFKSIRVASRGSVRSLSRSSTRNSPGAQRARSLMSDRVRASIQSSLEAVIESNAEEEETQGMKRTNPLGEIGNTMPKRRTLSSLANGTENIPPGPALLPAEDDLVKEYARMDTHYDTPSKLAPTPVQEPAKEETRASPKPPRESVLRMPAEDTHRLKNPFDAQDAQTSADEAAEVENSLPPLPDSPMMDVDEEKLASRVSSATSARPSTHSRNASATSVMSKQVTEEEMQVMLKPILSQVQEIQASQAVSEEAPQIPMPQTAKIEGEPSFGDLEQDMDLTVLRLLKEEQAKNELVPPVPPLPAVSLPFPSEEKEQHKRPTQASSRVLDESRAMKQSIICLGEAVAGLRKHRPSSIAAQSDWALFKDALKDVNMCWTDMERAYEDKQMELAAVRLQGPPPKTDICAEEMARTVDQLHAQLAALEQRAALLAASEEDARLENTELYMVCNEELSKLYEHSFKPEHEETDFLRRSLVAAKTEVHNLRIENRALRYDALP from the exons ATGGGCGAAAATAGCGTGCCGCGTGTAGGCAACAAGGCTACCCCCATGGTGTCGCATCAGTGTGATATTGTACTAGCAGATGTTGGCCAGGCGCAAG TTCTGCAACTTGAGCGCTtcttgcagctgcttggccCCCAGGTTTATTCGCACCGTGCACACAAGGAAAACAAGGCTGGCAGCTGGGCCTCGTCTATGGCATTGTCCAGCCCTGTTGCGGGTGAGGTGCGTGGTTATTGTGTGCTTACCCAGAACCTCACTGTTTTTCCGCATCCCGAGCAAAAGATCACACGAGCGCTGGAGCTGGTCCTGGAGGAGCTGGTCGTGACGGAGCGAACGTATGTGAAAAGGATCGAGGCACTTTTTAATCGGTATGCGGTTCCGTTGCGtcagcttgcgcaagacaAGGATACGGAGATCATTCCCGTAATGGAAGCCGAGCGGATGTTTGGCAACCTCGGCGAGATTGTCGCTGCAAACAAAATGCTTTTGTGTGAGCTTGAAATTTTGTACGAGCAGGGTGCTGCCTATATGGCTGCCTCCATAGGCGAGGTCATGGCGCAAAAC atgcgccgctttgcgtGTTATGACGAGTACTTGAGCGACTTTGAGCAGGCTAAAGAGATCTACAATCAGATGCTCAAAAGCAAGGCTTTTCGAGGATTTATCCAACGTACGCAGCACTCAACCAATAACCTCGGCAATGCTGGACTGCGCGAGTTGATGATGGAGCcgttgcagcgcatccCCCGCTACCGTTTGTTGATGGGTAATATTATGAAGAACATTCCCCCTTCCTGTGTACAGTaccagcgcctgcacgaaGCCAGTGGCCTTGCAAGCCACATTGCCTCGCGCGAAGTGAacagcacgacgcgccgtgccgctgtACTATGGAGCTGTCAGCGCAACATCGAGCGCTTCCCcctcgagctcgtcaacgcgcgccgcgagctgctgggCTGTATCGATGTAGAAGAACCCAGCGAGTCCTCTGGTGGTGTGCTGAACGCAATCGGCTCTGCATTTACGCGAGGAAAACACAGCAAAGGGCACATGTACTCGTTGCTCGTGTTTGACGATGTTCTTGTGGTGCTCCAGCGTTTCACCACGGTGCCGACCCATCATGTCCTTCGTGTACAAGACATTGAGAAGCTTGCCGATATgatgcgtgcatcgcaggTTTCATCGCCGAACCCCAACGCGAAGAAACACGACTTGGGGTTTGCCGGGATGGTTGACCTGTGCGAGCTCAAGGCTGAGGGCCTGGACGAGAAGCGTATCCGGTGCATCTTTTCTGCACCGCTGCGTGGTACGAGCAACAGGTCTGAGACGCGTGTATTCACCGATTCAATGTCGAcactgcacggcgcttcgcgcacggccatgTTCTTGGAGTGCCTCTGGAAGGCCCAGGCAGTCCATCGCGCAAGGGCGCGTGCTCTTCAAGTGCGTGCAGGCGTAGTACCTGGGAATGGacagcgtgcggcgagcaTGATGCTTTACACGTTGTATACTCCGTCCCAGTTCCAGCGCTTTCCCTACAAAGGCGACTTTATTGTGCAAATTGGGTCGGCGgacacggcgcgccagtTCCAGATGGACTACAACATCGACCGCTGCATCAGTGTGGAAATGACAGGGAAGGAGAATGTCGGGACAGTGTGGATTAGTGCTAAACCCGGCTCGGATGATACTACCTACGATCTTCCGCTGCACTACATCCCGGTCCTTTGCGCACATATGGTAGAAAACCCGTACCAACCTCTGGCTTTGCCTGCGGAagcgaagcgcaaggcgaCTGTTGCTGAGGATCCTGTGCGTCGCTTCAAGTCGATACGCGTTGCTTCGCGTGGCTCTGTGCGCAGTCTATCTCGCTCTTCTACGCGGAACTCGCctggagcgcagcgtgcgcgcagtttgATGAGCGAccgtgtgcgtgcaagcatCCAGTCAAGTCTGGAGGCCGTGATCGAGAGCAAtgcggaagaagaagagACGCAGGGTATGAAGCGTACGAATCCACTCGGTGAGATTGGCAACACGATGCCAAAACGCCGCACgttgagcagcttggcTAATGGCACAGAGAATATTCCACCGGGCCCAGCGTTGTTACCGGCAGAAGACGATCTGGTGAAGGAGTATGCACGAATGGATACGCATTATGATACGCCAAGCAAGTTGGCACCCACTCCAGTGCAAGAACCCGCAAAGGAAGAGACGCGAGCATCACCGAAGCCTCCGCGAGAGTCTGTGTTGAGGATGCCTGCCGAGGATACGCACCGTCTCAAGAATCCTTTCGACGCCCAAGATGCACAAACATCTGCCGACGAAGCGGCCGAGGTCGAAAATTCTTTGCCCCCGCTGCCAGACTCTCCGATGATGGACGTAGATGAGGAGAAATTAGCGTCGCGTGTTTCTTCTGCCACATCCGCACGGCCCAGCACACATTCCCGCAACGCATCAGCCACATCCGTCATGTCCAAACAGGTCACCGAGGAGGAGATGCAGGTTATGCTGAAGCCCATTTTGAGCCAAGTCCAGGAAATACAAGCTTCGCAAGCGGTGTCGGAAGAGGCACCGCAAATTCCAATGCCCCAGACTGCCAAGATTGAAGGAGAACCTTCATTTGGCGACTTGGAACAGGATATGGACTTGACCGTGTTGCGCCTCCTGAAGGAGGAGCAGGCAAAGAACGAACTGGTTCCGCCCGTGCCGCCACTGCCTGCCGTTTCTCTTCCTTTCCCTTCcgaagaaaaagagcagCACAAGAGGCCCACCCAGGCTTCCTCGCGCGTGCTAGACGAGAGCCGCGCAATGAAGCAGTCCATTATTTGTTTGGGTGAGGCCGTTGCAGGTCtccgcaagcaccgccCAAGTTCGATCGCTGCGCAGTCCGACTGGGCACTGTTTAAGGATGCACTTAAAGACGTGAACATGTGCTGGACAGATATGGAACGCGCATACGAGGACAAGCAAAtggagcttgccgcggtGCGTCTGCAAGGACCGCCGCCAAAGACAGATATTTGTGCAGAGGAGATGGCACGCACCGTCGATCAGttgcatgcgcagctcgctgcactcgagcagcgagctgctcttCTTGCTGCGTCGGAAGAGGACGCACGCTTGGAAAACACGGAGCTGTACATGGTGTGTAACGAGGAGCTGAGCAAGCTCTACGAGCACAGTTTCAAGCCCGAACACGAGGAGACCGATTTCCTGCGGCGGTCACTTGTGGCCGCCAAGACGGAAGTGCACAACCTGCGTATAGAGAACCGTGCGCTTCGATACGACGCGCTTCCGTAG
- a CDS encoding uncharacterized protein (BUSCO:EOG092612CC; COG:L; EggNog:ENOG503NY1T), with translation MSQHYVQKIAPALMQNPKSETNGNVNYTFTVGKLDAGIAILIGERASLIEFPSLLLPDGVKLGSVVDICVKRNETEEQNKREEFVSLQDDILQMYGLNSPTPPVLRLRNATQTTLSLEWDPLQLANAKLLSLDIVRNGQRIAKIPNPLSATSTKLSGLALNTKYTIQLVLCTSAGIFSSEELLTQTHTIYDLSGIHVCLGMIRDAALRDATKEVVQAIDAHWSDQLLIETTHLVCTEEPTRGAPDADMQRVYAKAQQLSIPMVQPHWVFACQEEKRMVNIGSYYLDKIPPNAMRVKERIRKAKLHDELREEGREVATPETEAPLPPLPSEAEALSHEMDEEQSEAELPAESSMEATAPEEPAPARSTTPCSANSEGLESGMENIAL, from the exons ATGTCCCAGCATTACGTCCAGAAAATCGCACCTGCCCTCATGCAGAATCCAAAAAGCGAGACGAATGGAAACGTGAACTATACGTTCACTGTAGGAAAACTTG ATGCCGGCATT GCGATTTTGATCGGAGAACGTGCATCGTTGATCGAGTTTCCTTCCTTGCTTCTTCCTGACGGCGTGAAACTCGGCAGTGTCGTGGATATTTGCGTGAAACGCAATGAAACGGAAGAACAAAACAAACGCGAAGAGTTTGTCTCGCTGCAGGACGATATTCTGCAAATGTACGGGCTCAACAGTCCGACGC CCCCCgtgctgcgtctgcgcaATGCGACACAGACAACACTGTCACTCGAGTGGGACCCATTGCAGCTCGCAAATGCAAAGCTGCTCTCGCTCGATATCGTGCGCAATGggcagcgcattgccaaGATCCCCAACCCGCTCAGCGCAACGTCTACAAAACTTTCGGGCCTTGCGCTGAATACAAAATACACTATCCAGCTTGTCCTATGTACGAGCGCAGGCATCTTTTCTTCCGAAGAGCTTCTCACACAGACGCATACGATTTATGACCTGAGCGGCATTCATGTATGTCTTGGCATGATTCGCGacgcggcactgcgcgatGCGACGAAAGAAGTGGTCCAGGCGATTGATGCACACTGGTCGGACCAACTGCTGATCGAAACGACGCACTTGGTGTGCACAGAAGAGCccacacgcggcgcgccagatGCTGATATGCAGCGCGTGTATGCCAAGGCACAACAGCTGAGCATCCCCATGGTCCAGCCACATTGGGTGTTTGCGTGCCAGGAAGAGAAACG CATGGTCAATATTGGTAGCTACTATTTGGACAAGATCCCACCGAACGCGATGCGGGtcaaggagcgcatccGAAAAGCGAAACtgcacgacgagctgcgcgaggaaggACGGGAAGTAGCGACGCCAGAAACAGAGGCGCCACTCCCACCTCTGCCGAGCGAGGCAGAAGCACTCTCGCACGAAATGGACGAAGAACAAAGCGAGGCAGAGTTGCCCGCAGAGTCCAGCATGGAAGCGACAGCGCCAGAAGAGccagctccagcgcggAGCACGACGCCTTGTTCGGCCAATAGCGAAGGACTTGAGTCTGGTATGGAAAATATTGCCTTGTAG
- a CDS encoding uncharacterized protein (EggNog:ENOG503P2WE; COG:S) produces MTAPSQAHSLRDYYGIGQEEAPDAPQEKGEVQVPHVVPVEELFASASLDKLLQTTINAIDGIRELQAERQSLVYNHHQELVSASDTVGKMRAGLAALAPQRKALKEQVERLHAQSDALGAGAKEVEEIDWRGDVLTTVQLPITLQEKCKENKRAEAERLWEEHWPRLAAWEAAGVKGASELTQACRDVLQVP; encoded by the coding sequence ATGACGGCGCCGAGTCAAGCGCATTCCTTGCGTGATTATTACGGAATTGGGCAAGAGGAGGCGCCTGATGCACCACAGGAGAAAGGAGAAGTGCAGGTACCCCACGTTGTCCCGGTCGAGGAGCTGtttgcaagcgcgtcgctcgaCAAGCTCCTGCAAACGACTATCAATGCAATCGACGGAATCCGAGAGCTACAGGCAGAGCGGCAAAGCCTTGTATACAACCATCACCAGGAGCTTGTGAGTGCATCAGATACTGTCGGGAAGATGCGTGCGGGACTTGCTGCCCtagcgccgcagcgcaaagcactCAAGGAGCAGGTCGAGCGGCTCCACGCTCAAAGCGATGCActcggcgccggcgcaaaAGAGGTGGAAGAGATCGATTGGCGCGGAGATGTGCTTACCACTGTACAGCTTCCTATAACGCTACAGGAGAAGTGCAAAGAAAAtaagcgcgccgaggcggaACGGCTCTGGGAGGAGCATTGGCCGAGATTGGCCGCGTGGGAGGCAGCGGGTGTAAAGGGAGCATCGGAACTCACACAAGCTTGCAGGGATGTGTTGCAGGTGCCATAG
- the TFG1 gene encoding transcription factor IIF subunit tfg1 (COG:J; EggNog:ENOG503NXBH), which produces MAVKQERPVKAEKGKSAPSQNYRDIPLFSMDTRGAITHLMKFAHHNRVDPNNTSQFVPPVKLNRKTALREKQRAAQPGDPVIDKWGKPVLTTEGRPLTWPGTAMELEAVRPYLSFDKDEDGDEAIAPGSGHVPRGRLFKKRVREVFKSANAARRTSNEEFYPWVLEDFETSNDWESARLPAPNSIEALESLYLSERERRERLAAAGVDDPGAPLIKTEAKAEEGSSASMHAPWIGQLEGDSDENSSAHHVLFAFDERNAGGFKVIPVRRLYKFMQLQKHAIDGDEVEEEFQRYQRSSDMERWSMRSKHHTGAGARSEGSARNIMQRLPSLNLPNAGGQGWGGSRLVAVRGTGGDQEGEDTFASRIPKQETTYDEIDFEESFADDEEPSGAQLNDDDPEAKELEERLKREMVADHIDEDNTQIKPDPDEDVDMAAVNRRSGADDLFGDTLQYGRHDDAVLTGTGRQMRKIMKALSQRDGNDVYDSDEEAKNPYASESEEEEQLDVLHPERAILEAREARAREEKQARESTDPHSTPDISSVRSQSPEGSGMKRKSDVQKRDVHDANKRAKLHSPNSSRGGSPPRSLTPLETEIIELIRQGKTVGTADLVQHFRQRLKQEPSLKEQLSAAVKRIAATL; this is translated from the exons ATGGCGGTGAAACAGGAGCGCCCCGTAAAGGCGGAAAAAGGGAAGTCTGCTCCCTCGCAGAATTACCGCGATATACCGCTATTCTCCATGGatacgcgcggcgcaattACGCATCTTATGAAATTTGCGCACCATAACCGCGTGGACCCAAACAATACGAGCCAATTTGTGCCGCCGGTGAAGCTGAACAGAAAGacggcattgcgcgagaagcagcgtgcggcgcagccagGGGATCCTGTGATAGACAAATGGGGAAAGCCCGTACTGACCACCGAAGGCCGCCCTCTTACATGGCCAGGCACTGCTATGGAACTCGAGGCCGTGCGCCCGTACCTGAGCTTTGATAAGGACGAAGACGGGGACGAGGCTATTGCGCCTGGCTCGGGACATGTACCGCGCGGCCGGCTATTCAAGaagcgtgtgcgcgaggTGTTCAAGAGTGCGaacgctgcgcggcgcacgagcaACGAAGAGTTTTACCCATGGGTGCTTGAAGATTTCGAGACGTCGAACGACTGGGAAAGTGCGCGTCTTCCTGCGCCGAATAGCATCGAGGCTCTGGAATCATTGTACCTTtccgagcgcgagcggcgcgagcgcctcgctgcCGCCGGTGTCGATGATCctggtgcgccgctcatCAAGACCGAAGCCAAGGCAGAAGAAggctcgagcgcttcgatgcacgcgccttgGATCGGTCAACTGGAGGGTGACTCTGACGAGAACTCCTCTGCACACCATGTCTTGTTTGCTTtcgacgagcgcaacgcCGGCGGTTTCAAAGTCATCCCCGTCCGACGTCTGTACAAATTTATGCAGTTGCAGAAGCACGCCATCGATGGCGACGAGGTGGAAGAAGAGTTTCAGCGCTACCAGCGCTCCTCGGACATGGAGCGCTGGTCGATGCGGTCCAAGCACCACACAGGCGcgggcgcacgcagcgaaggcagcgcgcgcaacatcatgcagcgcctgccCTCCCTGAATTTGCCCAACGCCGGTGGCCAAGGCTGGGGCGGTTCGCGCTTGGTGGCTGTGCGAGGCACAGGAGGTGACCAGGAAGGGGAAGATACATTTGCCTCGAGGATACCGAAGCAGGAGACGACTTACGACGAGATCGACTTTGAAGAGTCGTTTgcggacgacgaggagccGTCTGGCGCGCAGTTGAATGACGACGACCCTGAAGCCAAAGAGCTAGAGGAGCGGCTCAAGCGCGAGATGGTTGCGGACCATATCGACGAGGACAATACGCAGATCAAGCCTGACCCAGACGAAGACGTGGACATGGCGGCGGTCAATCGGCGCTCTGGCGCAGACGACCTGTTCGGCGACACGCTGCAGTACGGCCGGCACGACGATGCTGTGCTTACAGGCACGGGCCGTCAAATGCGCAAGATCATGAAGGCTTTGAGCCAGCGTGACGGCAACGATGTATATGACAGCGACGAAGAGGCCAAGAATCCATACGCAAGCGAGTCtgaggaagaggagcagcTGGATGTCCTGCATCCCGAGCGCGCGATTTTGGAGGCacgcgaagcgcgcgcaagagaAGAgaagcaagcgcgcgagtcCACAGACCCACATTCCACGCCCGATAtcagcagcgtgcgcagccaAAGCCCCGAAGGCAGCGGCAtgaagcgcaagagcgaTGTGCAAAAGCGCGACGTACACGACGCAAACAAACGCGCGAAACTGCACTCACCCAACAGCAGCCGCGGCGGTtcaccgccgcgctcgctgaCGCCCCTGGAGACCGAGATTATCGAGCTCATCCGGCAAGGCAAGACGGTCGGTACTGCTGATTTGGTGCAGCACTTTAGGCAGCGGCTTAAGCAGGAGCCCAGCCTGAAGGAGCAGCTGAGTGCAGCGGTGAAGCGGATTGC AGCAACTCTTTGA
- a CDS encoding Xaa-Pro aminopeptidase (COG:E; EggNog:ENOG503P119; MEROPS:MER0004321) yields the protein MGCLASRPSAAPALDEKRTLLDAYAADKPSHTPVDTTSRLAALRACMDEAGVQAYIVPSEDAHASEYAAECDQRLAYVSGFTGSSGTVVIFGDSAHLFTDGRYHIQAAQQLDMHWTLHKVGEPGVQEWPAWLASNLDGAQAGVDATVISYTLATKVASMLAECGSGVTYTANLVDQVWRDRPKPSRAPVYVHEMKYAGVSSESKICDVRTWMQSKKENNAYVLSSLDQVAWLLNVRGASVPCNPVFPSYMIVTPDQAALFVDEALLLGETCAYLAAIPVSVHAYGDVFDWIAALSSAGTRFYFDEKASAALVRAAEQSFVLLPPDNPLAMAKARKNPTELNGMRNAYLRDGAAWARWAAWLEEQIVVHGKHIDERTAADAFATIRAQDPLYAGMQAYDAISATGANAALPHYETPRDGAPIINRMSPYLNDSGAQYHDGTIDTTRTVHFGTPTSQQKRAFTRVLQGHIALASARFPEGTTGVQLDMLARAPLFRDGYNYMHGTGHGVGSFLNVHEGPCAFSAKSSVPLQEGITLSDEPGFYEEGQFGIRIESILAVQSCETYRDFGRFYEFELLTRVPIQRKMIDFAMLSPVEVQWLQWHNAMVRDAVLPLVRKDPRAANWLRRQ from the coding sequence ATGGGCTGCCTTGCATCGCGGCCAAGTGCTGCgcccgcgctggacgagaaACGCACATTGCTGGACGCATATGCAGCAGATAAACCCAGCCATACACCTGTCGATACGACGTCGCgattggcggcgctgcgtgcgtgTATGGACGAAGCAGGGGTGCAAGCGTACATTGTACCGAGCGAAGACGCTCATGCCTCGGAATACGCTGCAGAATGCGATCAGCGGCTTGCATATGTATCCGGATTTACGGGCAGCTCCGGAACTGTGGTGATTTTCGGCGACTCTGCGCACTTGTTCACCGATGGTCGCTACCATATCCAAGCTGCACAGCAATTGGACATGCACTGGACGCTGCACAAAGTCGGTGAGCCGGGCGTGCAAGAATGGCCAGCATGGCTTGCAAGCAACTTGGATGGAGCTCAGGCCGGTGTGGATGCCACTGTGATTTCATACACGTTGGCAACCAAAGTAGCGTCGATGTTGGCAGAGTGTGGGAGTGGCGTCACCTATACAGCCAACTTGGTCGATCAGGTATGGCGGGATCGACCCAAGCCTTCCCGTGCCCCGGTCTATGTACACGAAATGAAGTACGCAGGTGTTTCCAGCGAGTCGAAGATTTGCGACGTGCGCACATGGATGCAATCAAAAAAAGAAAACAACGCATATGTGCTCTCCTCCCTGGACCAAGTCGCTTGGCTCTTGAAtgtacgcggcgcatcggtCCCATGCAACCCCGTATTTCCTTCGTACATGATTGTAACACCCGACCAAGCCGCACTGTTTGTTGATGAAGCGCTGCTGTTGGGCGAAACATGTGCGTACCTCGCGGCGATTCCCGTTTCCGTGCACGCCTACGGCGACGTGTTCGACTGGATTGCAGCGCTGTCCAGTGCAGGCACGCGCTTTTACTTTGACGAGAAGGCTTctgccgcgcttgtgcgcgctgctgagCAGTCGTTTGTGCTGCTTCCTCCTGACAACCCCCTGGCCATGGCGAAAGCACGCAAGAATCCCACCGAGCTCAATGGGATGCGAAACGCGTACCTCCGTGACGGGGCCGCTTGGGCACGCTGGGCAGCATGGCTTGAGGAGCAAATAGTAGTGCACGGCAAACACATCGACGAGCGCACAGCCGCCGACGCATTTGCGACGATTCGTGCCCAGGATCCGCTCTACGCGGGGATGCAAGCCTACGATGCGATCAGTGCCACGGGCGCcaacgcagcgcttcctcACTACGAGACCCCGCGCGACGGTGCGCCGATCATCAACCGGATGAGCCCGTACCTGAACGATTCCGGCGCGCAGTACCATGACGGCACGATCGATACGAcgcgcacggtgcattTTGGCACACCCACCTCCCAGCAGAAACGCGCGTTTACCCGTGTGCTCCAGGGCCAtattgcgcttgcgtcggcgcgctttcccGAGGGAACGACAGGCGTGCAGCTCGAtatgcttgcgcgcgcgccgctcttcCGCGATGGGTACAATTACATGCACGGCACCGGCCATGGCGTGGGTAGTTTTTTGAATGTACATGAAGGCCCGTGCGCTTTTTCCGCCAAGTccagcgtgccgctgcaagaAGGCATCACGCTCAGTGACGAGCCGGGATTCTACGAGGAAGGACAATTTGGAATCCGTATTGAATCTATTTTGGCCGTGCAGTCGTGCGAGACGTACCGCGACTTTGGCCGCTTTTACGAGTTTGAATTGCTTACACGCGTGccgatccagcgcaagatGATTGATTTTGCGATGCTGTCCCCTGTCGAGGTCCAGTGGCTGCAGTGGCACAATGCCATGGTACGGGATGCAGTGCTGCCATTGGTACGCAAGGACCCACGCGCAGCGAATTGGCTCCGACGTCAGTAA